The Mailhella massiliensis DNA segment GGTGCGATTCCTCCCTCACCATGACCGCTCTGCCTGCGCTGAGCTTCGACGCCCTGCCCGTACTCTGGGAGGATGCGGTTCTTCTTTCCGCAAAGACAACGCTGCAGAAGCTCATTGCTCTGGCCGGGGAACTGGGACTGCTTTTTCCGCGCAACCGCTGGCTCCTCGGCTGGCGCTCCGGCGTGCCGGGAGCACAGTTCAACAGCCTGAACGCCGCCCTGTCCACCACGCTCAGCCTCCCGCCCGACACGTGCAGGATCCACATCTGGAAGGAAAAGCGGAACGACTTTGAAAAAGCCTTCGCCCTGTTCGCCCAGGGCGCCCGAAGCTGGCTTCTGGCCCGCCGTCTGGCCGACACGCTGGCCGATTCCGCACCGGGTATGCTCCCGCGTGAACTTCTGGTGGATCAGCGCAGCGCGCTCTTCGGCTCCCCCATGTTCGGCGGAGGACTCAGCGAACAGCTTCTGGACATGCTGGAAGACCTGGTATGCTCTTCCTCCTGCCCGGCAGCATAAGCAGCCGTCTTCGACCGCAGCGCCGGAACACGACGTTCCCGCAAGGAACGCCCGGTATAAAAAAAGCCTTTCCCGGAAAAGGGAAAGGCGAAAAAACAACGCCCGGAGGCGGAGCATGGTTTCAGCGTTTCCCGCTTCTCAGGCTGAAGCCGAGAAGCGCGGCTCCCGAAGCCACGGCCGCAAGCGCGGCCCAGAAAAGGGCCTTCACGTCCCGTGCGAGCACATAGCCCCACAGACCGGTATGCACACCGCCCCTTCCATCCACGAGCTGCACGGGAAAGAGCTCGGAATAAATCCACATGGTCAGAAGACCGCCCGCCCCGATGAGAAAGACAAGCACCCCGGCGGCCAGCACAATATGGCGCACGGTGCTGCTCATGGGTGCGGAGGGCGCGGATTCCCGTTCGCTCTTCTCCTCCGCAGGCATTTCCGCGGGAGGCAGCTCTCCCGTTTCCGGGGGAACCTCGGAAAGCTCGACCTGATCCCGCAGCAGAAAATCAAGGCTCACGCCGAGGGTATCGGCCAGCTCCACCAGGCGGTCGAGATCGGGAGCGGAAAGGCCGGTTTCCCATTTCGTGACGGACTGCCGGGAAACACCCATGCGCTGGGCGAGTTCTTCCTGCGACATCCCCAGGGCTTTGCGCCTGGCCTGTATTTTTCCGTATAGCTGGAGATCTTTCCTCATAAGATTCCGTGGGCTGACAGCATTTCCGGGCAAAGGCGGCCTGCGCCGCCCTTCCTTTCAGGCACGGCGGCCGCGCGCCGGGGGACCGGTACGGCGCGCCCGGCCGCCATGATTACGACTTGCTTCCACTATTTGAAGCGTTCCATGGCCTTATCGTAAAAAACGCACAGGGCGTCGAGATCCTGCTTCTGCTGAAGCTGGAGCAGTTCCGGCTGCAGTTCCTGCATGATCTTCGCATAGTTCTCCGGGTTCTTCTGCGATTCTTCCTGAATGACCTGGGAGAAGGCAAGGGCCTTCTGCTGGGCTTCTTCAGGGCTGCATCCGGCCTCGGCCAGAGAAGAGAAGCCAAGGACAAGGGCCAGGGCCGCGCACGAAGCCAACATTTTCCTGTTCATAGGAACTCCTGTGGTTTTATGGCACACTGCCAGGTTTGAGCGGCAGGCCGGCTTTCCGGCCCGTCATCTGACAGGCCGCCACCGAAGGAAAAGTTCCCCTTCCATGGAGTCGCGGGAAAAGCCCCGTGGCGCCAGGCCGCCGAATGACGGCCAGAAATTAACGCCATCGTGAAGCATTCTCCACCAACCGGAAGTTTCCTTTCCGGCAACTATCGGGTGCATATACATGATTTCAGATAATTAGCATAAGATATTTTCCCTCGCTACCGTTTTTTGGCAACCGCAGGTTGCGGGAAACAACAGGTTGCAAAGGAAGAAAAAAGGAGATTAACGCAAAAAAGGCGGAGCCTTCGCCCCGCCTTGCGCACTCATTTCACGTCCGTCACATGTCTATGCCCATCCAGGTTTTCGCCGCCCAGCCGATGAAGAAGGAAACGGCGGCGACGCCGAAACTGATGGAAAGCATCTCCATGAACTGCGGGCGGAAGCTCTCGCGCCGCACCACGGAAACAAAGAAGGTGAACAGACAGATGATGCAGGCCGCATTGAACAGGCAGCAGGCCAGCGCCGCATAGGGCGACGTGAAGACCACATAGGGCAGAAGCAGCAGCGCCACCGTGATCATATAGGCTATGCCGGTGTACACGGCGGCCTTGAAGGGATGCTTCTCCCCGGGTTCCGCCTTCTTGGCGAGATATTCCGAGGCCGCCATGGACAAGGTGGCAGACACGCCGGTGATGAAGCCCGCAAGCCCCACGGTGTCGTTGCTGCCGAGAGCCAGGGTGAAGCCCGCAAGCGCGCCGGTAAGTTCCACCAGCGCGTCGTTGAGGCCGAGAACCATGCTGCCTATGTACTTCAGCCTTTCCTCGTCCACCATTTCGGCAAGGCGCCGTTCATGGCGTTCCTCTTCCTCCATGATGCCCTGCGCCTCCGGCACGTCCTCGATGAGACCGGCATAGCGCTTTCCCGCATGATCCTCCCCGGATTCCAGCAGATTGATGACGAAGGTCAGGCCGAAGATCCAGCTCATGACACAGTAGAACATCACCTTGAAACGCTTCGCTTCCGCCTTTCTGCCGGTGTAGCGGCCCCATACCTCGCAGTGCTTTTCCTCGTCGGCGGCCATGCGGCGCAGCACTTCGCCGTTTTCACCGCCGACGCGCCCTGCAAGGATGGCATAGATTTCACTGTCCGTTTTTTCATTGACCTGCATCTCTTCCAGCAGGCGCAGCGTACTTTCCTTCATATCACGCTCCCCCGGCGTATATCACGCCTTTTTCAGGGGGATACGCCAAGCGCTCACCGCTGGCAACCTCGAAAAGGCGCCTCCGCCGCACGCTCCGCTGCGGAACATTCCACGCGGGCTTCCGCAGTATCGCTTTCCCCGCTTCTGCCGGAAAAAAGAGGGGGAAGCGTCGCTTCCCCCTTCTTCTCCGCCGTGCGATATGCTTCCGCGGAGTTCCGCGCCCCGGCCGGAAGAGCATCCTTCCGGCCGGAGTCCGCTTCGCACGGCCTTACGGCAGAAATCAGATGACGTTGCCCGCGCACCAGCCGGTATCGGTGGCGTTGCGGATGTTGGCCGGTCCCATGCAGTCGCCGGCATTGATCACATCGAACGCCGTCCCCCGGAAGGAATCGCGCAGTTCGGCCAGAGGCCTGGAACCGGCGGAAATGATGACGGTATCGGCCTTGAAGAAGACTTCCCTGCCGTCCTTGTCCTTTCCGGCCACGCCTTCGGGAGTGATTTCCGTGCACAGGCAGTCCACATGCACCTGTACGCCGTTTTTCACCATGTGTTCCTCAAGGCTCATGCGTTCGGCGATTTCCGACTTGGGAGCGAAGAAGTGGCCCATTTCCAGAATGGTGACCTTTCTGCCCTTTTCCGCCAGGGAAATGCCCAGTTCGCAGCCCACGGAACCGCCGCCGACCACGACGATGTTCTCGCCCATCTTGTCCTCGTTGCTGAACACGTCCCAGGCCATGACCACGTTCTTTCCGTCGATGCCCGGAATGGGCGGAACGGCCTGCTCCGCGCCCACGGCCACGATGACGGCGTCGTAATTGGCCTCGGAGATCATGTTCGCGGTGACTTCGGACTCCAGAAGAATCTTGATGCCCTCGCGCTGACGAACCTGATGGATGAAGTATTCCCGCAGAGCCAGAATTTCCTTCTTGAACCACAGATGTTCGGGATAGATGGCCGTCTGCCCACCGAGGAAGGCGCGCTTTTCAAACAGCGTTACGTCGTGCCCCTTGTCCGCAGCGGAAATGGCGGCCTGCATACCGGCGATGCCGCCGCCGATGACGGCGACGCGCTTGCGGCCGTTGAAGCGGAAGGCACGCACACGGGCACTGCCCTGTCCCACCAGGGGGTTCACGGAACAGCGGTTGTCGAAGGTGGCGTCGTTCAGGATGGTCACTTTCGTGGTAAGGGCGTTGCGGCGACCGCCGTCCACGCAGAAATCGCAGTGGATGCAGGGGCGGATATCCTTTTCGCGTCCGGCGCGCACCTTGTTGACCCATTCGGGGTCGGCAATGGCCTGACGGGCCATGAGAATGTAGTCGGCCTTGCCTTCGGCCAGAATGCTTTCCGCAAGTTCGGGACTATGCACGGAGCCGATGACGCCCACGGGCTTCTTCACGCCCGCCTTCTTGAGGGCGACGGAACCGTCCACGTTGTGGCCGGGAGTCACGAAGCAGGTGGGGTGCATCTTCGGGCGGGCATGGGCGTCCAGACGGGTGCCGCAGGAAACGTGGAACATGTCCACATATTCCTCCATGATGAGCGCCTGCTGCGCCGCGTCTTCCGGGGTGATGCCGCCTTCGGCCCTGTCGTTGCCGTTCATGCGGATTTCAATGACCATGGAGTCGCCGACGACTTCGCGGATGCGCTTGATGACCATGAGCGGGAAGCGTACGCGGTTCTCCACGGAACCGCCGTAGGCATCGGTGCGGTGATTGCTCAGAGGCGAGAGGAAGTTGTTCATCAGCCAGCCGTGCCCGTAATGCAGCATGATGGCGTCGAACCCGGCCCTCTTGGCGTCGGCCGCGGCGGTGACGTACATCTTCGCCACGTCCTCCATGTCCTCTTCCGTCATTTCGCGTACCATGCGGCCGTTGTACATGAAGGAACTCGGCCCCATGAGGTCGCAGGTTCCGGCCAGAGCACAGATGCCGGGATGATAGATTTCGCAGGCCGTGTTCATGCCGAAGGCGTGAACGGAACGCTGAAGAATGTGCATGAACGTGAAGCCCTTGGACTTTTCATCCAGCCGGATGGTGCCGAAATGCGCGCTGTGGCTGGGCACTTCCACAGGAACGGCGCAGGAGGCGAAGCCGCCGCGGGCAAGATCCGTATAATAGTCCACGCCGTAATCGTTGATGGTACCGTTGGCATCCGTGGAATAGGCTCCGGAAACCTGCATGGGGCCGACCATGATGCGGTTTTTATAGACAAGCTTCTTTTTGCCTACGGTCAGAGGCTGAAACAGGTGGGGATACTTTTCCAGATACAGCGGCTTGGACATGGGATTCCTCCTCGGATAATACGTTCAAGATCAGCTTGTATCATCGTTATACGGAGTTCCCTTTCCGCCATCTATTGACCACAGGATGATAGTGGTATAAAAAATTATTTGATACTGAACAGATCCTTCCGCCGCAGGGCGGACCTGCCTTCATGCACAAGGAGCGGGAATGCAGCTTCGTTATCTTGAGTATTTCGTTCAGGCCGTGGAGTGCCGGTCGCTGAACAGAGCGGCGCGCAAACTCGACGTCAGCCCGCAGGCGCTGTGCGCAGGCGTGGCCGCGCTGGAAAAAAAACTGGGATACGCCCTGCTTGAGCGCTCCCCCATGGGGGTAAGGCCCACCAAGAACGGAGAAATCGTTTTTCAGGACGCCCGCGACATACGGGACACCATCCACAAATGGCTCCAGCTTTCCCCCCGTCAGCCGGAAAAAGACACCGTCATGGTCAAGCTCGGCGCCTCCACCACGCTCATGCGCTGGCTGGTGCCGCAGGTGGTGCTTCAGGTCAAGAAGCTCTACCCCCACATTTACTTCAATCTTCTGGAATCGTTTGTGGAACAGGTATTTCACACCGTGGTCGACCAGCGTATGCTCGGCCTCATCACCTGCGTGAACGAAAGGGTGGAAAGCACCTATCGCGTGCGCCTCGCCCAGAACGACATGACCTTCATGGAAGGCCCGGAAGACGGGTGCGCCGTCATCATCAACAAATCCCATCCGTTCGCCGAACGTCCCATGCTCACCCTGAAGGATCTTGCGGAACTGCGCCTCGCCTTCAATCCACAGCGCGACCAGTACTTCGTTTACCGCGACATCTGCCCGCACTTCGCCCCTTCGGGCATCATTCATATCCCGGAACAGGAAAACCTGCTCCGGCTTATTTCCATGGACGTTTCCACCGCCGCAGTGCTGCCGCGCAGCGTTCTGCTCGCTCCCGGCGGCTGGGCGCAGAAGGTATGCGCCAAGGATGTGGAGGATTTTCCCATGCCGGGCCGCATCTGGCTCATCTATCCCAGGGACATGCGCTCCTCGGAAAAACTCGTACAGGAAAGCATCGCAGATCTTCTGGAGCAGCTGAAAAAGGAAGAACTCCCGCTTTGATGCCGTCGGAGACTTCCTCTCCATGCGCAGCGTGCAGGCGCTTTTCCCAGTCTTTCCGCACACGAAGAAGGCCCCGCCTTTCGACGGGGCCTTTTCTCTGCAAAAGAGCTTCCATAAACTCAGGTCCGAAGCGCACGCGCAAAGCCGGGGGCCGGCGCGTGCGCAAAGAACACCTTACTTGCCGCCGTACTGCGCGTTGGCTTCCTCCATGCACTTTTCAAACAGGGCAAGGGCTTCCTTGGCGCGGGTGAAACCGCGCTTTTCCATGGAAGCGATCCAGTTCTGCTGGAACGGCTCCAGGAACTTCGCCATCTTGGCCTGTTCCTCGGCGGGCATTTCGTTCATGCGGCACTTTCCGTTGGAAAGCACATAGTCCACGGAATCCTTGATGCTCGCGTCCACGGCGGTAGCGATGGCCCGGGACATGGCCTCGCCGGTGGTCTCTTCCAGAATCTTCTGAAGATCGGCGGGCAGAGATTCCCACACGGAACGGTTCATGACCATGTAATGATAACCGGGAGCGATGGGGTAGTTCAGAATTTCCGTAAGCACCTCATAGAGCTTGAAGGGCTTGAGAATGGTGAGCGCCATGAGGGACGTATCGGTCTGACCGCGCTGAATGCTCATGTAGATGTCCGGCGGAGCGACGAAGATGGGAACCGCGCCGAAGGTGGTGATGAGTTCGTCCGCACCGGAGATGTGATAGTTGATCTTTCTGCCCTTCAGATCGTCGACCTTGGTGATGGGCGTCCTGGAAGTGAGCATCATGGGGCCTGTGCTCCAGATGGTGAGCAGCTTCATTTCCTTGTTGTCCAGCTCGGCCTTCACCCAGTCGTTCTTCGTAACGTAGTTGTAGAAGCCCATGGAGGCGGCCATGCTGCTGTTGCCGGGCACATTGGCTTCACCGGTGTCGGAGTAGCCGTACAGGCCGGGATTGGCGCCGAAGAGACTGTGGCCTATATCCACGCGGCCCTTGACCACGGCATCCGGCACTTCCTTGGACGTGCAGATGGAACCGGGGCTGTAGAACACGATCTTCAGGCGGCCGTTGCTGCGCTTTTCCACTTCCTGCATCCAGGGTTCCCAGACCTGCTGATACACCACATGGTTTTCACGGTAGCCCTCGCTGGTGAACGCGAGTTCATAGGTGCGCTCCGCAGCGGAAGATGCGGCGGGACACAGCAGAGAAAGCGCGAGCAGGGAAAGAAGCAGAGGTCTTTTCATGGTATCCGTCCTTGTTTATGGGTTGCCTTCGCCGGGAAGGAAGAATCAGAAGAACTTGTTGGGCAGCCAGAGAGCTATCTCGGGGAAGATGGTGAGCAGAAGGATGAGGAAGGCTATGCAGAGGAAGAAGAGCCATACATCCCTGAATATGGCGCCCATGGGGATATCCTTGGCCATGGAACTTATGCCGAACACGTTGATGCCCACAGGCGGCGTGATGACGGCCATTTCCGTAAGCAGCACGATGATGACGCCGAACCACACGGGGTCGAACTGAAGAGCCTGTATGGTGGGGAAGATGGTGGGCAGAGTGAGCAGAAGAAGGGGCAGCACGTTCATCATGCAGCCCATGATGATGTAGAAGACGATGATCACGAGCAGAATGATGTGTCTGTCGACCTCCAGCCCGGCCGCGTACTGAGCCAGGGTGACGGTGAGACGGGTGTAGGCGATGAATACGCCAAGAAGCGCCACGCACATGAGGATGAACAGCAGCTTGCCCGCAATATACACCGTGCTTATGAGGCATTCCCTGGTCTGCTGCCAGCTGATGCGCCGGGCGGCGAGGGAGAAGATCCACACGGCCACGGAACCGATGGCGCCCGCTTCCGTAGCGCTGAAGAAACCGGCGAGAATGCCGCCCATGATGATGACGATGAGGCAGAGGATGGGCAGAATGCCGGACAGGGAGGACACCTTTTCCCTCATGCTGTGACGTTCGCCGCGCGGCAGAAGTTCAGGATGCCGGTATGCGGTGACAAGCAGCACGAGAATGAACAGGGAAGAGAGAATGATGCCCGGAATGACGCCCGCCATGAAGAGTCTGCCGGTGGAGGTTTCCGTCACGATGGCGTAGATGATGAAGCTCAGACTCGGGGGAATGAGCACGCCCAGCGTGCCGCCGCAGGCCAGCGTGGCGCAGGAGAAGGCGGGATTGTAGCCGTGACGGCGCATTTCCGGCAGCGCCACGGAGGCCATGGTCACGCCGCAGGCCAGAGAGTCGCCGCAGATGGCGGCGAACCCCGCGCAGCCGATGATGCTCGCGATGCCGAGGGAAGCGGGAGTACGCCCCATCCAGATGCGGGCGGCCTTGAACATGTCGGCGCTGATGCCGGACACCAGCGAAAGTTCGCCCATGAGGCAGAACAGCGGAACCACGGCGAGAGTGGCGGAAAAGGCCGAGTTGTAGGAGGTCATGCTCAGGGTGTTGAAATGGGTGATGACGTCGGGCCTCAGGCACAGGAGTCCTATGAAGCCGGAAATACCCATGGCGTATCCCAGAGGAAAGCCTATGAACAGCACCAGCATGAAGAAGAGAATGCCGAACACGCCGAGCTGCGCGCGGGAAGGAAAGATGCCGAAGTATTCCAGCACCCACGGAAGAAGCGCAACGAACACGGTGACGGCGAAAACGGCGGGAATGAACCAGGCCACGCCGTCCCTGACGAAGCCCGTAAAGCAGCGCAGCGTCTTGATGAGCAGGGTGAGGGCGAAGACGGCCATGCAGAAACCGAAGAACATCATGGGGATGAACAGCGGAATATGCAGGATGGACGTGACTTCCCCGCCGCCCGTCTTCTCGAAAGCGAGCACCAGAATCTCCCAGCCCAGGGTGGAGAAGAAGACCAGTCCCATGAATTCAAAGAGTCCGTCGAGGAAGGCCTTCACCTTCGGTGAAAAATGCTGGTAGAAAAAGTCGATGGAAATATGCCGGTCGCGGCAGGAAATGACGATCATGCCGGAAACGGCGAGAGAACCCATCATGAGTTCCTGTATCTCATAGGCGCCGGGAAAATATGATCCCACATAGCGAAGAAGCACGTCCACGGTGACGGGCACGGCAAGAAGCACCAGAGACACCGCGCCGATGACCAGGGCGACCTTGTGGATAAGCGTCATCATAGGTTCAAAAAGACCTTCGGCCTTGGTTTCTGCTGCTGTCATAGGCGGCTCCTGTCGGTAACAAGTTCGGCACATATATCAGAGAAGGGGAGACGCATGTCCTGCGGCGCTGTCCGGCGCTGCCTGCCGGAAAAATCCGGGCAGGAAACGGAACCGCGCCTCGTCCGTCGGAGAGGCTTTCCGCAGGACTCTCGCCCCGTGGCCCTCTGCCCCATGCCGGTACCCGCTCCGCAAGGGGCGGATACGGCACGGGACGCATTCCGCATTCCGCGGAAGGTCAGGGCTTCAGATTCAGAAGACGGGCGGCGTTGCCGCTCAGGGAAAGTTCCAGAGCTTCGGGCTCCCAGGCTTTTTCCTTCCACCGCCGTACGGCTTCCTCAAGCCCGCGCACGGGGTAGGAGCTGGCAAAAAGAACCTGCTTCTTCAACGCGGTGTTGAAGGCGGGCATGACGTCGACGGACGGCATGAACGGCAGATAGAAGAAGAAGTCCGGCACCCAGTACAGGTTGGGATACTTGAAGGATACCGCCGCCATGGAAATGAAATGCGGCCAGCAGGCATGAGGAATGAGAAACGGCGTGTTTCTGTATCTGGAAACCACATGCTCAAGGCGCAACGGGTCGGAATAGCTGAGATCGGGGCCGAGCAGATAGCTCATGGTGATCATGACGAACACGCCCAGAGACTCCGCCGTTTCATAGACGGGGTCCAGCCGGGGGTCGTCGCAGTAGCAGGGTTCGGAACACCAGCCCGGTTCGATGGAAATACCGCGCATCCCCAGTTCCCTGACGCTGCGTTCCGCGATCTTCGGCGCCGCCGGATCGAGGGCGTCCAGAGCGGCCACGCCGAAGAGCCGTCCCCTGTAACGGTTGACCAGCTCATACACCACTTCAGGGCTGACGTAGCCCTTGCTGAAGGTGCTGGAACTTGTGGAAGCCCTGCCGGACACCACCGCATAATCGATGCCCGCCGCGTCCATTTCATCCATGAATACGGAAATGTCTCTGGTCTGAACCGAACGGGGCGGAATATAACCGTACATCTGGCCCGGATATTCCGGGTCGAATCCCGAAGATCTGACATCGAAGGGGCCCATGGACAGAAATTCCCCGAAAGGCGGACGGATACGGAAATCAATAATCATAACGCGGTCCTGCAATCCATAGAAGACGAAAGTGACATGTACTGCGAACACTACCCAGATTTGATATGACATTAGCTAGGCTCAGGACTCATTACTTGCCAAAAGGATAAGAAGTTCTTATTGTCGGCATAGGGAGGATGCCATGAAGGAACTTTTTTATCTTTCTCATGAACAGATTGCTCGTATCAAACGCTACTTTCCACGTTCCCATGGCATTCCGAGAGTCGATGACAGACGTGTCATCAGCGGCATTATCTATGTCATCAAGCACGGCCTGCAATGGAAAGATGCTCCGCGCGAGTATGGACCATACAAAACTCTCTACAATCGTTTTATCCGCTGGAGCCGATTGGGTGTCTTTAACAGGATTTTTGCGGAGCTTGTTGAGCAAAACGGCTCCACAACACGCTTGATGATTGATGCCACACATCTCAAGGCACACAGGACAGCAGCAAGTTTGCTGAAAAAAGGGGCCTTTCCCGATGTATCGGACGCACAAAAGGCGGCCTGAATTCAAAACTCCACGCTGTCTGCAATGCCTTCGGTCAACCGTTGGCCTTCCATCTGTCCGGCGGTCAGGTGAGCGATTACAAAGGCGCTGCTGTCCTGCTTGATACTCTGCCGCAGGCCGGGGAGCTTCTGGCGGATAGAGGCTATGATGCCGACTGGTTTCGTCATGCCTTGTCCCGTAAAGGAATCACGCCGTGCATTCCTGGCAGACACAGCCGAAAAACTCCGGTGGTCTATGACAAGGAGGTTTATAAGCAGCGGCACAAGATAGAAATCATGTTTGGCCGACTCAAGGATTGGCGCAGAATAGCCATGCGTTATGACCGTTGTGCACACACGTTCTTTTCGGCCATTTGTCTCGCTGCCATTGTCATCTTTTATATTTAATGAGTCCTGAACCTANCCCGTAAAGGAATCACGCCGTGCATTCCCGGCAGACACAGCCGAAAAACTCCGGTGGTCTATGACAAGGAGGTTTATAAGCAGCGGCACAAGATAGAAATCATGTTTGGCCGACTCAAGGATTGGCGCAGAATAGCCATGCGTTATGACCGTTGTGCACACACGTTCTTTTCGGCCATTTGTCTCGCTGCCATTGTCATCTTTTATATTTAATGAGTCCTGAACCTAAAAAAATAACAAGAAAGAATACGGCGCTGTCTGATACTGGTGTCAATTTTTTCTTGATACCCTTCTCTCCCTGCGGGGAAAAAGCCCTTGAGATAAAAGAGCGCAGGCCGTATAACCACAGGCGAACCCCAAACATAAGGAGACGGACATGGCACTGGATCCCAAACAGCACGCGGACTGGGAGATCGCACAGGATGCGGAAACCCGTATGAAGGACATTTACCGTATCGGCCGGGAGCTCGGCCTTGAAGAGAAGGAACTGCTCCCCTACGGTCACGTCATGGGCAAGGTGGACTACATGTCCGTGCTTTCCCGTCTGGAAGGCCGCCCCAACGGCAAATATGTGGACGTGACGGCCATCACCCCCACTCCGCTCGGCGAAGGCAAGTCCACCACCACCATCGGCCTCGTGCAGGGCCTCGCGCAGCGCGGCAAACGCGTTTCCGCGGCCATTCGTCAGCCTTCCGGCGGCCCCACCATGGGCACCAAGGGTTCCGCGGCCGGCGGCGGCCTTTCCCAGTGCATTCCCCTCACGCAGTATTCCCTGGGCTTCACCGGCGACATCAACGCCGTGACCAACGCCCACAACCTGGCCATGGTGGCGCTCACCTCCCGTATGCAGCACGAACGCAACTACGACGACGAAAAGCTGTTGCGCCTCTCCGGTCAGGAACGCCTGAACATCGATCCCACCAACGTCCGCATGAACTGGGTCATCGACTTCTGCTGCCAGGCCCTGCGCAACGTGGTCATCGGCATGGGCGGCAAGTCCGACGGCTTCATGATGACCTCGCACTTCGATATTTCCGTCTCCTCCGAAGTCATGGCCATTCTTTCCGTGGCGCGCGACCTTAAAGACATGCGCGAAAGACTCGGCCGCATCATCGTGGCCTACGACCGCGCGGGCAAGCCCGTGACCACGGAAGACCTGCAGGTCGCCGGCGCCATGGC contains these protein-coding regions:
- a CDS encoding helix-turn-helix domain-containing protein, with protein sequence MRKDLQLYGKIQARRKALGMSQEELAQRMGVSRQSVTKWETGLSAPDLDRLVELADTLGVSLDFLLRDQVELSEVPPETGELPPAEMPAEEKSERESAPSAPMSSTVRHIVLAAGVLVFLIGAGGLLTMWIYSELFPVQLVDGRGGVHTGLWGYVLARDVKALFWAALAAVASGAALLGFSLRSGKR
- a CDS encoding BTB/POZ domain-containing protein KCTD2, translated to MNRKMLASCAALALVLGFSSLAEAGCSPEEAQQKALAFSQVIQEESQKNPENYAKIMQELQPELLQLQQKQDLDALCVFYDKAMERFK
- a CDS encoding VIT1/CCC1 transporter family protein is translated as MKESTLRLLEEMQVNEKTDSEIYAILAGRVGGENGEVLRRMAADEEKHCEVWGRYTGRKAEAKRFKVMFYCVMSWIFGLTFVINLLESGEDHAGKRYAGLIEDVPEAQGIMEEEERHERRLAEMVDEERLKYIGSMVLGLNDALVELTGALAGFTLALGSNDTVGLAGFITGVSATLSMAASEYLAKKAEPGEKHPFKAAVYTGIAYMITVALLLLPYVVFTSPYAALACCLFNAACIICLFTFFVSVVRRESFRPQFMEMLSISFGVAAVSFFIGWAAKTWMGIDM
- a CDS encoding FAD-dependent oxidoreductase translates to MSKPLYLEKYPHLFQPLTVGKKKLVYKNRIMVGPMQVSGAYSTDANGTINDYGVDYYTDLARGGFASCAVPVEVPSHSAHFGTIRLDEKSKGFTFMHILQRSVHAFGMNTACEIYHPGICALAGTCDLMGPSSFMYNGRMVREMTEEDMEDVAKMYVTAAADAKRAGFDAIMLHYGHGWLMNNFLSPLSNHRTDAYGGSVENRVRFPLMVIKRIREVVGDSMVIEIRMNGNDRAEGGITPEDAAQQALIMEEYVDMFHVSCGTRLDAHARPKMHPTCFVTPGHNVDGSVALKKAGVKKPVGVIGSVHSPELAESILAEGKADYILMARQAIADPEWVNKVRAGREKDIRPCIHCDFCVDGGRRNALTTKVTILNDATFDNRCSVNPLVGQGSARVRAFRFNGRKRVAVIGGGIAGMQAAISAADKGHDVTLFEKRAFLGGQTAIYPEHLWFKKEILALREYFIHQVRQREGIKILLESEVTANMISEANYDAVIVAVGAEQAVPPIPGIDGKNVVMAWDVFSNEDKMGENIVVVGGGSVGCELGISLAEKGRKVTILEMGHFFAPKSEIAERMSLEEHMVKNGVQVHVDCLCTEITPEGVAGKDKDGREVFFKADTVIISAGSRPLAELRDSFRGTAFDVINAGDCMGPANIRNATDTGWCAGNVI
- a CDS encoding LysR family transcriptional regulator; the protein is MQLRYLEYFVQAVECRSLNRAARKLDVSPQALCAGVAALEKKLGYALLERSPMGVRPTKNGEIVFQDARDIRDTIHKWLQLSPRQPEKDTVMVKLGASTTLMRWLVPQVVLQVKKLYPHIYFNLLESFVEQVFHTVVDQRMLGLITCVNERVESTYRVRLAQNDMTFMEGPEDGCAVIINKSHPFAERPMLTLKDLAELRLAFNPQRDQYFVYRDICPHFAPSGIIHIPEQENLLRLISMDVSTAAVLPRSVLLAPGGWAQKVCAKDVEDFPMPGRIWLIYPRDMRSSEKLVQESIADLLEQLKKEELPL
- the dctP gene encoding TRAP transporter substrate-binding protein DctP, with protein sequence MKRPLLLSLLALSLLCPAASSAAERTYELAFTSEGYRENHVVYQQVWEPWMQEVEKRSNGRLKIVFYSPGSICTSKEVPDAVVKGRVDIGHSLFGANPGLYGYSDTGEANVPGNSSMAASMGFYNYVTKNDWVKAELDNKEMKLLTIWSTGPMMLTSRTPITKVDDLKGRKINYHISGADELITTFGAVPIFVAPPDIYMSIQRGQTDTSLMALTILKPFKLYEVLTEILNYPIAPGYHYMVMNRSVWESLPADLQKILEETTGEAMSRAIATAVDASIKDSVDYVLSNGKCRMNEMPAEEQAKMAKFLEPFQQNWIASMEKRGFTRAKEALALFEKCMEEANAQYGGK
- a CDS encoding TRAP transporter large permease subunit codes for the protein MTAAETKAEGLFEPMMTLIHKVALVIGAVSLVLLAVPVTVDVLLRYVGSYFPGAYEIQELMMGSLAVSGMIVISCRDRHISIDFFYQHFSPKVKAFLDGLFEFMGLVFFSTLGWEILVLAFEKTGGGEVTSILHIPLFIPMMFFGFCMAVFALTLLIKTLRCFTGFVRDGVAWFIPAVFAVTVFVALLPWVLEYFGIFPSRAQLGVFGILFFMLVLFIGFPLGYAMGISGFIGLLCLRPDVITHFNTLSMTSYNSAFSATLAVVPLFCLMGELSLVSGISADMFKAARIWMGRTPASLGIASIIGCAGFAAICGDSLACGVTMASVALPEMRRHGYNPAFSCATLACGGTLGVLIPPSLSFIIYAIVTETSTGRLFMAGVIPGIILSSLFILVLLVTAYRHPELLPRGERHSMREKVSSLSGILPILCLIVIIMGGILAGFFSATEAGAIGSVAVWIFSLAARRISWQQTRECLISTVYIAGKLLFILMCVALLGVFIAYTRLTVTLAQYAAGLEVDRHIILLVIIVFYIIMGCMMNVLPLLLLTLPTIFPTIQALQFDPVWFGVIIVLLTEMAVITPPVGINVFGISSMAKDIPMGAIFRDVWLFFLCIAFLILLLTIFPEIALWLPNKFF
- a CDS encoding amidohydrolase family protein — translated: MIIDFRIRPPFGEFLSMGPFDVRSSGFDPEYPGQMYGYIPPRSVQTRDISVFMDEMDAAGIDYAVVSGRASTSSSTFSKGYVSPEVVYELVNRYRGRLFGVAALDALDPAAPKIAERSVRELGMRGISIEPGWCSEPCYCDDPRLDPVYETAESLGVFVMITMSYLLGPDLSYSDPLRLEHVVSRYRNTPFLIPHACWPHFISMAAVSFKYPNLYWVPDFFFYLPFMPSVDVMPAFNTALKKQVLFASSYPVRGLEEAVRRWKEKAWEPEALELSLSGNAARLLNLKP